A window from Theobroma cacao cultivar B97-61/B2 chromosome 3, Criollo_cocoa_genome_V2, whole genome shotgun sequence encodes these proteins:
- the LOC18605404 gene encoding uncharacterized protein LOC18605404: MSPSLGSPFISPFSLDQDIHPSFVQRLVQPTSYFLSKTCIKTENEMAFWSAENATKAYLKTLKMGQKAKEPNVAEFVSALAAGNNAQLMVVAYATAANSTAFALVAAASQTGGHVVCIVPGIEELQLSKKILGYDASHVEFVVGEAQNLLLSHYREADFVLIDCNLENHEGILGAVEAGTKRNGAVVVGYNAFSKGSWRSSGSRTQLLPIGEGLLVTRIAAKAKIDCGFEKRSHWVVKVDKCTGEEHVFRVRFSQGKGIQA; encoded by the exons ATGTCACCCTccttaggttccccctttaTAAGCCCATTCTCTCTTGACCAAGACATCCATCCATCATTTGTGCAAAGGCTTGTACAACCCACTAGTTACTTTCTATCCAAAACCTGCATCAAAACTGAAAACGAGATGGCTTTCTGGTCTGCTGAGAATGCCACAAAAGCATACCTCAAAACATTGAAAATG GGCCAGAAAGCCAAAGAACCTAATGTAGCCGAGTTCGTTTCAGCCCTTGCAGCTGGCAACAATGCACAACTAATGGTTGTGGCATATGCTACTGCTGCCAACTCTACTGCTTTTGCCCTTGTGGCCGCTGCTTCCCAAACTGGTGGCCATGTAGTTTGCATCGTCCCTGGAATTGAAGAACTTCAACTGTCCAAGAAAATCCTGGGCTATGATGCAAGCCACGTTGAGTTTGTTGTTGGTGAAGCTCAAAATCTTCTGCTAAGCCACTATAGGGAAGCTGATTTTGTGCTTATCGACTGCAACCTGGAGAATCATGAAGGAATTCTTGGAGCAGTGGAGGCAGGTACGAAACGCAACGGAGCCGTTGTTGTGGGCTATAATGCATTTTCCAAAGGTTCATGGCGGTCCAGTGGATCGAGAACTCAATTGCTACCCATAGGAGAAGGGCTGCTAGTCACTAGAATTGCTGCAAAAGCCAAAATTGATTGTGGTTTTGAAAAGAGAAGTCACTGGGTTGTAAAGGTGGATAAATGCACTGGCGAAGAGCATGTGTTCAGGGTCAGGTTTTCGCAAGGGAAAGGAATCCAAGCATAG